TCCGAGGTTCTCCGAGACCTCCGAGGTTCTCCGAGACCTCCGGGATCTCCGAGGTTTCCTCCACCAGGCCGAACAGAAGAAAGCAGAGAATGCCCAACGCCTTCAATCAACAGATCATCGATGAGTTCCGTGCCCACCGCGGCCGCGTGGGCGGCCCCTTCGAGGGCGCGCGACTGCTCCTGCTGACCACCACCGGCGCCCGCACCGGCACCCCGCACACCACCCCCGTCGGCTACTACCCCGACGGCGGTGACCGCGTCCTCGTGATCGCGTCGGCGGGCGGCTCCCCCCAACACCCCGACTGGTTCCGCAACCTCGTGGCGAACCCCCAGGTCACCGTGGAAACAGGCGTGTTCACCTACGAGGCGACAGCGGTCGTCCTGGACCGCGCCGCACGCGACCGCGCCTTCGCCCGCGCCGTCGAGAGCGACCCCGGCTGGGCCGAGTACCAGGCCAGGACCGACCGTGTCATCCCGGTCGTCGCCCTCCACGAGAACGCCCGGCCGGGCCCGCCGAACATCGACGCGTCCTCCCCCGGTGAGGCCGTCAAGGCCGTCCATGACGTCTTCCGCCGCGAACTCGGCCTCATAAGGAAGGAGTTCACCGCCGTGCGCGGCGGCCCCGCCCTCGGCGCCCAGCTCCGGGTCAACTGCCTCACGCTCTGCAGGGGCCTGCACAACCACCACACCGGCGAGGACGTCGCCATGTTCCCGTTCCTCGCCGACCGCCACCCGGAACTCGCCCCGGTCCTCGACCGGCTGCGCCGCGAACACGAGCGGATCGCCGCCCTCCTCGACGACCTGCGCCGGGTCGTCTCGCGGGAGGACGCCGACCCCGCTCTCGTGCTCCGCGAGGTGGAATGCCTCATCAGCGAGCTGGAGGCCCATCTGGCCTACGAGGAGGAGAAGTTGGTCCCCCTGCTCGGGTGATCCCCGCCACCGG
The Streptomyces sp. CGMCC 4.7035 DNA segment above includes these coding regions:
- a CDS encoding nitroreductase/quinone reductase family protein, giving the protein MPNAFNQQIIDEFRAHRGRVGGPFEGARLLLLTTTGARTGTPHTTPVGYYPDGGDRVLVIASAGGSPQHPDWFRNLVANPQVTVETGVFTYEATAVVLDRAARDRAFARAVESDPGWAEYQARTDRVIPVVALHENARPGPPNIDASSPGEAVKAVHDVFRRELGLIRKEFTAVRGGPALGAQLRVNCLTLCRGLHNHHTGEDVAMFPFLADRHPELAPVLDRLRREHERIAALLDDLRRVVSREDADPALVLREVECLISELEAHLAYEEEKLVPLLG